TTAAAAAGGAGAGGAGTTACTGATATAATTAGCATCAacatcgcatgcattaagtgtcgtaCTGCTACGTCCGGATGAAGGAGTGGAAAAACCGATATATTACATAAGCAAAACTTACAATGCCGCGGAGAAGAATTATTCAAAAATAGAAAAGCCAATACTCGCACTGGTTATGCAACACAAAAGCTTCGTATATATTTTCAAGCTCACAAGATCAAAGTGTTAACAAAAATACCAATTGAGTCGgtaatgaaaaattcaaaaagatcaggaaggatcGAGAGGTGAAATGCACAAATAGGGAATTTTGAGATCaattatgaaatattatcttccccAAAGTCGCAAGTAATCGCAGATTTCCTGGCAGAGTtccctttagaagatgatgaaagtgTGGAAGAGATGATGGACATAGATGAAGAATGTGGTAATCCTACAGACTTGTTAATAGATAACactagatgggagatattggtggaTGCATCATCAAATGGAGAGGGTAATGGAATTGGAATACTTTTCATCTCACCAGAAGGAACAAGATTAGCATATTCATttagattggaattcacatccaccAATAATGAAACTGAGTATGAAGCGGTTGTGCACGTGTTACGCTTGGCcattgaaatgaaaataaaagatgcgcgaataactagtgactcacaattggTTATTCGCCAAATAGAAGGGGTATATAGCACAAATGAGCCGTCCTTGCAAAAATACAAGAATCTTGTAGGAGAGTTATCAGCACAAATTCCGAAAATAAATTGGAGAGACATTTCGCCGAAAGATAATCGAATAGCAAATGCACTTGATTTTATTCCGTCTATGATGGTGGACCCGACTGTGAGGGACATAAAGATACAAACACTTTTTTTACCCTCAATTAATAAAGAAGAATGCGAAGATGTAAATGTAATGCtagtagacaatgaagaagaagagcagGTGAACAAACACTCAGATTGGATAACCCAAATTCATTTGTATTTAGAAAAAGGAGAAGTCCTAAGAAACGGGTTGGAAGCGCACAAGTTAAAGAGTAGAGCAACAAATTATGAGTTGAGAGATGGTATACTTTACCGAAGATCATTCCCTGGACCATCACTTAGATGTTTAACAAGAACAGAAGGAATGGAAATCTTGAAAGGATTACACTACGGAGATGCAGGAAATCATAGTGGGGGAAAGTCTCTAGTGTATAGAAAGAAAGTACAAGGCTATTATTGGCGATACATGCATGAAGACGCGAAACAAGTGTCAAGGaggtgcgaagaatgtcagcgtcatggaaagaaaatacacgcGCCTGGGGCGATGCTCAACTCCTCCACAAGTGAATGGCCATTTGGAAAATGAGGGTTAGACATTGTGGGCCTTTTCATACCAGgaacagggaaaaaatatatttAATAGTAGCAACAGACTACTTTACAAAGTGGGCAGAAGTAAAAGCGGTGCAGCACATTCGAGATAAAGATGGTTTCACATTCATATTTGAGAATATCATTTGTAGATTCGGAATCCCAGCACAACTAGTTTCTGATAATGGAAAACAATTTGAAGGagaaaatatagaaatgttactcaatgcattcaaaatcaaaagtgGGAAATCCACTCCATTGTATCCACAAAGCAATGGTCAAGCTGAGGCAACCAATAAGACAATTGCAGATACGTTGAAAAAGAAATTGGAGGGACATAATAAAAGATGGTgcaaacaagtacataatgcagcaTGGGTATAAAAAACAACTAGAAGGGAGGCTACCGAAATGTCACCTTTTTTCCtgacatatggagttgaagcggtatTGCGAACTGAGGTTATAATTCCTAAAACTAAGCAAGAAGCATGGGAAAATAATTTAAGTGCGGATTTAATCCTAGCAAAATTGGATGAATTAGAAGAGCGAAGAGAAGTTTCTTTGCGacatatggaaaattaccatcataggatagctcgagaatataacaaGCGCGTAATAATAAGAGATTTTCAGCCATGAGAATTAGTATTGTGAGAGATACCTCCTTATCAGAAAGGAAATGATGGAAAGTTGGAGAAAATACGGGATGTACCCTATATAATTAAGAGAATAATTGGAAATGGAGCTTATTAATTGATGGATCCTGAAGAAAAGAATACGAGACGAATATTGAAACGTCCATGGAACAGATTATATCtgaagaaatattatccataGACCATGCGATGATgatcacatacgggtatgcatttGAAGAAAGAAACATGTATGCATGTAAGAGGCAGAAACATGTATGTGAAAATGAAGGAAGCGAAAATGAATACGCGAATTCCTAATAAGGATGAATTATTCAACTGAATACATTTGAAGATTTCGTTATAATGATACTATCCAAATTAAAGGCAAAATTAAGACCTTATAATATAACCTTAATAGAAAGGCATCAGAAATAAAGACTCCAATTAAGGAGCCTAGCTATGCGATTGTGGCGTGCATCCTAGTTCGCGTAAATTAAGATGCAATAATAAGACCTAATACATGTCATAATTCGTAATCTAGTTAGCATGGCTCAAGTGAAAGCTACACCGATCCTGgagcttgagtcatggagatttggggtaaaACAAAAACTCATCCGGTAGAGCGCCTTAGTTGAAAGACTAAGGTAAGAAGCTCCctactaaggagtgcagaaactcgatcaaggtGCCGAGGTAcgcggttgagtcaagagtgcctggggcatctggagcgtacctggccattcttgacaagtcttgactatgatgcactcggtccgaagaaaccccacttagggtgcggccTTGTAACCATGAaccatatcggtggagggataagagaccgcgaaaataactggttgttgcATTACTGTATGGGAggagcccaccctaacccggtaggggtacgcctccttgaaggggaaatcaggggggaatataaggacgacacctTCCATTAGGGAggtgaattgtgtcaaaagacgcaaatatcatgagactttttactcacgggagtattaaggaTTGTAATATTTGAGCGATAATAAAACCTggagaggtaataatacaagaaaatgataaggcgcgatcaatgggtcattacgcGAAAACGTAAAGAAgtcctgcgatctcgtcgcacaacaaaaatataatatactaggaaaaataagacctttacttaggaaggaATGATAAGACCTCATGATAAAACATATACTTACACTAATATTATTTTGCAGGTTACATAAGAGATATCTAAAATTACTTCACGTTTCTTTCTAGgaatataataagaggcaagtatggagATTGAAAGAAAAGGCATATTATCTTCCTTATCAAGAAACGAGTATGTAAATTAAGCGAATGTTTGAAGTACCCCAAAATAATTTGTGAAGAATAAGAAACTAAGAAACGAAAATGGATAAGCATTATTGGAAAGTAAATCTTGAACAATTGCAGAAGCCCCGATGTTGACTTCACTCTCAAGATCTTTGGTTAATTCTTCACCAGATTTATTCTCCTCAAGCTGAGCTTCTGGATGAGGAATTATAGGATCATCCTCCTCATTGCTAATATAATCATAATCGCTATCAGGCTCAGGAAGCTTTTCGTCATCACTTATATCAAGAGGTGGAACAGACACCAAAGGAATTGCTTTGTCAAGGAGAATCTTGTTCACAAGAATTTGATCTTTAGTATGTGCTTGGCGGGCGACACCTTTCTCAGAATTCCTTTTGTCAGCTTCCATAATGTTCTGAAGATATGAAAATCTCCTTTCTGCTCGACCACGAGAAGAAGTGAGTGTGGTTGAAAGATCTTTGGAAGCTTTTGTTTGCTTTGCACGCTCTTTGAGAGTCTTGACCAAATCAGATCTTAGTTGAGAGATAATAGATTGGTATGACTTTTCAGAATCTGCATGAAGAAGTTTGGAGTTATAACAAAAGCGAAGTTTTCGCAAGATTAAGATTTAACTAATAATCAGAGAGAACAAGTAAAATGAGGCAGTCAGCTCTATTTGACTACCTTCCCTTTTGGAGATAAGATATTGAGCTAAACTAAGACCGCCATTCTTCATATTCTCCattgcttcatcaaaataatcacCCACCAAACCTTTAACACGAGATCGAATTATTTTCTCATCTAAAGAGAGAGCAGTTTTCTATTTCATAAGAGCATCATGAGATTCTTTTAGTCGagtatattcttcttgaagttgatTTATCTTCACTGTCAAATTAATATTACTCTGAATAATCTTTTCGTTAATTTCCATCTTGGCAGTTAATTTCTCACTGGATTCATCATATTGATCTCTTAATGAGCGAAAAGATCCCACTTGGTCATCGCAAACCTTCTGAAGAATAAGATATTGACGCGTAAACATTGCTTCCTTCTTTAGAAAAGATCGCTTCTCTTTAGATAAACCTTGGttttcatctgataaagtttgatgCTTCAAATCAGCACTATACAACAAATTAGATAGATGGGAATTTTGGGAGCCCAACGTCTCGCATTGCTGAGCTAAAAAGATATTCTCATTTGTTAGATTTTCAATATGTTCAAGAGAGTACGAATGTTCATTATTTAGCTGAATTATCTGGTTCTATAGCTTCTCATTGTCAGATCGAACGTCTTCGGCAGCAGATTCAAAAGTATATCTTTCCATAACGCGTCTCTGATTTAAATCTTAATTTGCATGCGAGGAAACTCAAACAAGAAAAGCAAATCGTGCTGAGAGAATTTATAAAGGTAAAAAGAAGGTTACCTCTCAGTTTTTCATTCCTCTTACGAAGATCATCAGATTCGAGTGCGGCAGTCTGGGGTTCCCCTTTCAGtttaacaatttcttcctttaagGTAGTATTTTGATGGGATAGTTCCAAGGAGGAGTAACAGGATTCGAAATAACCTTCAGCTAAAATCATACGACGAGGAGCTTCCTGAAAAgggaaacaaaagaagaataagaatgaAGTAAGGAGAATAGGAATGGAAAAATATATGCGAAGTTATGCTTACCAGGATATCAAGAAGAATGTTTACACGTGGATTAATTTGAGAGAAAATTTCGATTCTGGACGGC
The nucleotide sequence above comes from Papaver somniferum cultivar HN1 chromosome 8, ASM357369v1, whole genome shotgun sequence. Encoded proteins:
- the LOC113306446 gene encoding uncharacterized protein LOC113306446, whose product is MMDIDEECGNPTDLLIDNTRWEILVDASSNGEGNGIGILFISPEGTRLAYSFRLEFTSTNNETEYEAVVHVLRLAIEMKIKDARITSDSQLVIRQIEGVYSTNEPSLQKYKNLVGELSAQIPKINWRDISPKDNRIANALDFIPSMMVDPTVRDIKIQTLFLPSINKEECEDVNVMLVDNEEEEQVNKHSDWITQIHLYLEKGEVLRNGLEAHKLKSRATNYELRDGILYRRSFPGPSLRCLTRTEGMEILKGLHYGDAGNHSGGKSLVYRKKVQGYYWRYMHEDAKQVSRRNREKIYLIVATDYFTKWAEVKAVQHIRDKDGFTFIFENIICRFGIPAQLVSDNGKQFEGENIEMLLNAFKIKSGKSTPLYPQSNGQAEATNKTIADTLKKKLEGHNKRWCKQVHNAAWV